From bacterium, one genomic window encodes:
- a CDS encoding ATP-grasp domain-containing protein, with the protein MSKGKMQQEPIVLFTGVQRLARELRAMGLSSACLRELGEKVVNPWEVDHWIEYDPSDLESLCGLVKQWPQKHRVAAVLNRRERRVPEHAFLNEALGMPGIRPWQARIFRDKLLLRKLLEEKAAHLNPPFREVDPWRPGPPPMPFPFLLKPRNLFKSQLITACRTIGDWQEALQRIPNSWQETQKRHGVILEPTLVAEKELQGELFSLDALVSSEGEMIFTPPVVLNTGIQWGLEDFHVSVRWVDPDLESNTAALLEEAVRDLIKAMELKASPVHVDLVRLGSKVWILDAAPRVGGYRSEMMELAWGCSLDLLSLRLAMGESVKWEPRWKKCVAVVELFPPRRGVLKKIEGIQEIRDLGSFYRMKQRVAPGEMVGWAVDGFRCPLFVVLVNADMDILRRDVTRLRGLARMEVCSP; encoded by the coding sequence TTGTCCAAAGGCAAGATGCAGCAAGAACCCATAGTTCTATTTACCGGGGTGCAGAGGCTGGCCAGGGAACTGAGGGCCATGGGGCTTTCCAGTGCCTGTCTTAGGGAGCTTGGAGAGAAAGTAGTTAACCCTTGGGAGGTGGATCACTGGATCGAGTATGATCCCTCTGATCTGGAAAGTCTTTGTGGTTTGGTGAAGCAATGGCCTCAGAAACACAGGGTGGCGGCTGTGCTGAACCGCAGGGAGCGCAGGGTGCCCGAACATGCCTTTCTCAACGAGGCTTTGGGTATGCCCGGGATTCGGCCCTGGCAGGCACGGATTTTCAGAGACAAATTGCTCCTCAGAAAGCTCCTGGAAGAAAAAGCAGCCCATTTGAATCCCCCTTTCAGGGAGGTGGATCCCTGGAGGCCAGGGCCCCCACCCATGCCTTTTCCCTTCCTGCTCAAGCCTCGCAACCTCTTCAAGAGCCAGCTTATCACAGCATGCCGAACCATAGGGGATTGGCAGGAAGCCTTGCAAAGAATACCCAATAGCTGGCAGGAGACTCAGAAGCGCCATGGAGTAATACTGGAGCCCACCCTCGTGGCCGAAAAGGAGCTACAAGGAGAACTTTTTTCTCTGGATGCCTTGGTGAGCTCTGAAGGAGAGATGATATTTACGCCTCCTGTTGTTCTCAACACAGGCATTCAGTGGGGCTTGGAGGACTTCCATGTATCGGTCAGGTGGGTGGACCCAGATCTGGAGTCCAATACCGCTGCCTTGCTGGAAGAAGCTGTCAGGGATCTGATAAAGGCCATGGAACTCAAAGCCAGCCCTGTACACGTAGACCTAGTGAGACTGGGATCCAAGGTATGGATCTTGGATGCAGCCCCCAGGGTGGGAGGATACCGCTCGGAGATGATGGAACTGGCCTGGGGTTGCTCCCTTGATCTTCTGAGTCTGAGGCTGGCCATGGGGGAGTCTGTGAAATGGGAGCCCAGATGGAAAAAGTGCGTGGCAGTGGTAGAACTTTTTCCTCCCCGAAGGGGTGTGTTGAAAAAAATCGAAGGTATCCAAGAGATAAGAGACCTGGGCTCCTTTTACCGCATGAAACAACGTGTGGCTCCAGGAGAGATGGTGGGATGGGCCGTGGATGGCTTCAGGTGCCCTCTTTTCGTTGTACTGGTGAATGCTGATATGGACATCTTGCGCAGAGATGTTACCAGGCTCAGGGGGCTTGCCAGAATGGAGGTGTGTTCTCCATGA